The DNA region TAAGTGCTTACTATAAAGTGCATCCAGATGATAGGCAAATTTTTATTGACGCAGTTATCCCGGATATGATTGCTGCCAATCAAATGGAGGGTTGTATATATTATGCTTTTGCGCAAGATCTTACAGATCCCAATACATTTCATTTACTAGAAGGTTGGAGCGATCAAGAAGCCTACGAAAGACATGAAAACTCCAATACTTTTTTGACTGCGTTAAATACTGTAGTTAAAAATGTAAGAATCTTAGATCGAGAAGGAGTAAGATATGATATCGCAAAAATGCATATAGATGATCCAAGAGGTAAGGTTTTGAAGTAATGTCAGTAAAGCTCAAAATAAAGTATTAATAGTTAATTTGTCATATATTAGAAGGATTAGAATTTAATTCTCGATTGTTGGATTTTGTACTATAAAGAGATAACTGAATGTTGTCTCTTTATTTGAATTTAGATGTACCTTTTCACTATATATACATTCATATAGTTCCATCAAATTTTATAAGATTGTAACATTTAATTTTATAAATTTCTTAATTTCATACTATCATATGAAATTATAAAAATGGAACAACATTTTTTCCCCGACGCAATTATTATTGGTCACGGACTTGCTGGATTAGTTGCCGCATTTGAAATGACAAAAAAATCTAAAACAGTTTTAATTCTTGATCAAGAAGGAGAAACTAATCTTGGAGGACAAGCATTTTGGTCATTAGGAGGATTATTCTTAGTGAATTCTCCAGAACAACGCAGAATGGGAATCAAAGATTCATTTGAATTAGCATGGCAAGACTGGATTGGAACAGCTGGCTTTGACCGAAAAGAGGATTATTATCCCAGAGAATGGGCAAAAGCCTATGTAAAGTTTGCTACAGAAGAAAAATATCAATATGTAAAAGAAGCAGGAGTTCGCTTTTTTCCTATAGTTGGCTGGGCAGAGCGAGGTGATGGTATGGCAAATGGTCATGGAAATTCTGTTCCAAGATTTCATGTTAGTTGGGGTACTGGCACTGGGATAGTGAAAGCTTTTGTAGAGAAAGTGAAAGTCGCGCAAAAGAAAGGCTTAGTACAGTTTGGATTTCGTCATCGAGTGACTGGATTTATAAAAGAAAATAATAAAGTAATTGGCATCATGGGAGATATCCTAGATGCAGATGAAAAATTACGGGGCGAAAAAACCAATAGAAAAGTCATTGATCAATTTCAATATTTCGCTAATAATATAGTCATTGCGTCCGGTGGTATAGGCGCTAATCACCAACTCATACAACAGAATTGGCCGGAAAGACTAGGGGCGCCCCCTCAAACTATGGTGACTGGCGTACCAGATTATGTAGATGGAAATCTTATAAATATTGCTGAAAAAATTGGTGTACATTTTATAAATAAAGACAGAATGTGGCACTATACAGAAGGGCTTCAAAATTGGAATCCTATATGGAGTAATCATGGAATAAGGATATTGCCAGGGCCGTCTTCTATTTGGTTGGATGCAAAAGGAAAGCGATTACCAGCACCTTTCTTACCAGGTTTTGATACATTAGGTACTTTAGAGTATATCATGAAATCGGGTTATGATTATTCATGGTTTATTCTGACACAGAAAATTATAAAGAAGGAGTTTGCTCTTTCTGGTTCTGAACAGAATCCAGATATCACGAACAGAGACTATAAATTATTGCTTAAACGAGTATTTGGAAAGAAAGCTTCTGAACCTATCGAAAAATTTAAATCTGATGGTAAAGATTTTATAGTATCAGATAATTTAAAAGATTTGGTAGACAAAATGAATATTTTATTTGGAGAAAACCTTTTGAACTATGAATATATACACCAACAAATTCTGGCACGAGATAGAGAATTAGATAATCCATTTTCGAAGGATGCGCAAATTAACTATATTCGTAGCACGCGTAAATATTTGGGGGATAAGTTAGTTCGTACAGCGAAACTTCATAAAATTCTCGATCCTAAAAATGGTCCATTAATTGCAGTAAAGCTGCATATACTTACTAGAAAAACTTTAGGGGGAATTGAGACGGATCTCAATGGTCGAGTATTTGACACAGAAGGTAATCTTATAGAAGGACTTTTTGCCGCAGGGGAAGCTTCAGGTTTTGGTGGTGGTGGAATGCATGGTTATAGAGCTCTAGAAGGTACATTTCTGGGTGGTTGTATTTTTTCTGGTAAAAAAGCTGGAGAATTTATTGCTAATAACTATTAAAAAATAATAATTTCTTGTGTCTGTATAACTTTAGCAAAATGCCTGAAGAATCTTTATATTCTTGAATATACATAGCTCGTATGCAGTCATTAATACTGACGTTTATTTTCTTCCAAAATCATAATATCCTATGTTTATATTATAGTCAATATGTCTAGTGCAATCTAAATTCAATCTATATATAAAATAATTATCGATTCCTAGAGTAAGTGCATTTTTTTGCGTAAATTACATGTACGCAGTCATCCAATCCACAATTTTTTAACATTATAGTTATGGAAATTTTGTACATTATCTCTATAGTATATTTATCTTTTGGAATACTCAGTTTTGGATACATTCTGTTTCGCATTTTCATTACAGGCCAAAGACAATCAATGTCTATCATGAATATCGTGTGGCCTATCACAGGTTTATATCTCGCTCCCATTGCGGTAATTTTATTCAATAAACGGAGTAATACCTCGCATAAAATGTCACTGATGGATATGAAAATACCAATGCATACCACTATGAAAATGTCATCACCCAAAGTTAATCTGAAATCCACTTCTCAAAGTACCATGCATTGTGGCAGTGGTTGCACTATAGGTGATGCGATTTCAGAGCCACTAATGTTCATTTTTCCTATAGCAATTGTACAAAATTCCCTTTATAATAAATGGATTATTCAGTTCATATTTGCGTTTGTTACCGGTATATTGTTCCAATATATCGCAATTAAACAAATGCAACCCAAACGATCCTTTTCTAAGATCATTGTAAAAGCTTTAAAAGCCGATACGCTTTCTTTAATATTTTGGCAAATAGGAATGTATGGAGGCATGGCAATCGCTATGAGTATTTTACCTAAAAATAGTATGCGACCTACGACATCGATCTATTGGTTTTGTATGCAGTTGGCAATGATCTTGGGCTTTTGTACCGCATTTCCAATAAATTATTTGTTGTTGAAAAAAGGGATCAAAGATCCTATGTAAATAATTTGCATTAGCTTGCCTTCTAATGGAAAAATCTACTAATATATTTGAATACAACTATAAATTGGTACATATTAATGTCTGTATCCCTAATTTGGCTACATTAAAATTGAAATATGAAAATTCACTCCAAGATAATCCGAATATAAACTTCCCTTACTGGGGACAAATATGGGAATCAGCGGTTGCATTATCGGATTTTATAGTAGATCATCCAGCGTTATTTTATGATAAGAAAATACTAGAGCTCGCAGCAGGATTGGGGTTACCTTCCTTTGTAGTTTCTAATTTTGCACAAAAAGTGATTTGTAGTGATTATGCGAAAGCTTCTTTAAATTATTCGGAACAAACAAAACTACTAAATGGATTAGAAAATGTTGATATTATGCAGATTGACTGGAATAATATTCCTTCTCATTTGCAACCAGATATAGTGCTAATAAGTGATCTTAACTATGAACCACAATATTTTGAAGAACTATATTTCGTTTTAATTGCGTTGCTAAATAGAGGTATTAAAATATTTTTAGCTACGCCGCAACGTTTATTAGCAAAGCCCTTTATCGAAAAAATACTCGAGTTTGCTAAACATCAAGAAGAACGACAAGTGCGAATACTTGATAAAAAAATAGAATGGATTACTATTTTTCAATTGGAAATCTGATTATTTTTTAAATTTTGTAGTCAAATATTTGCGAATAGGACCATCGACATATTGCATAGTGACATACGCTATTGCAAGCATGACGATAATTGTGGTGATGATAACTATTGCGACTGTCGAATTTTCTGGTTTTACTTTGGTATAATAGTGATTGAATATCCATATAAATGCGTAGTGTGTCATATATAATGGATAGGAAATATTACCTAAAAGTTTTATGAATTTGGATGATTTTGTCGCATATTTTGAACCGATTCCCATCATGATAATGATAGGGAAAATAAGAATGACTATAATAGGTTCTAATATATAATTCATCTTTGAAAATGGTGATATCATCATTAAAAATAATAGTATGGCAAATATTAAGAATCCAAAATTATTTTTAATAGAGAGTTTGTATCGATAGATAAGCATTCCCATACTAAATGAAAATCCTAATCTTATACCGCCATCCCAAAATGTATCTTTTCCCCAGCCGCCTGCAATATTTCCAGCACGAGCCGTAGCGTGACAGAGTGCGATCGCAAAAATCGCCATAAGTACAACTATTATTTTTTTAGATAATTTAAAAAGAATGAGTGCATATAGAATATTAGCAATATATTCCCAAAATAGAGACCACTCAGGTGCATTTAATCCAAATAAATTAAAAGCTCGGTCTTTCATTATTGGCAATGGAATGACCAATATCGAAGCAATAAATAATAATATAATTTGTCCCAAATTAAATGTGTGAAATTCATTTGAAAAAGGATCTACTATAAGTGCTATAAGACCTAGTATAGTACCGATTACAACTAATGGATGTAGCCTTATTAAACGTGATCTAAAAAAAGTTTTCAATCCCATAGATTGTATCCGATCATCATAGGAATAAGCGACTACAAAACCAGAAAGACAAAAGAAAAAATCAACGGCAAGGAAGCCATGTGCGATAAAAATTTTTTCATAGTCCGTAATCATCATTTCCATAAAATGAAAAATAACTACAGAAATGGCTGCAATACCACGTAATCCATCTAAAAGTACATAATGTTGCTTCGGTGCTAAAGTATTTTGACTCATAGTATGTTGGTTGGTTTTTGTTTTTTCAAAATGACGATCGCTGTTGATTACTACGTATTTTTTTGTGGTAATTTTTTGTAATCTCGGATATCAATAATTGTTTTGCAAAAGCCGTATTCATTAGTATCATTACTACTGACTATAATCGTACGACCATTGGCATATTTTTCAATAAGCGACTTATACAAATCGAATCCTGCTTGATCAAAATTGGAACATGGCTCATCTAAAAGCAAAACCGGAACTTCCGAGAAAATGGCCATTGCCAATTTAATTCTTTGTTTCATACCACTACTATAATAGCGAATTTGCTTTTGCATAGCATTTTGCAATTGTACTTCAGTCAACATTTCCTCCAAAGAAAATTGTTTGGATAAGGGTTTGAAAGAACTATGAAATTTAAGAAACTCTAATGCTGTCATTTCTTCAATCACTTCCAGATAGGGCGCCGCGATGGAAAATTGTTGAAAGATTTTTTCACTGGTTTTTGTCTCTTCTGAAAAACTTCCGTCAGACCATGTACAAGTGCCGTTGGATAATGCTGTCGCGCCACAGATACATTGCAATAAAGTACTTTTACCACTACCGTTATTTCCTGTTATGGCATACGTTTCTCCAGATAAGAATTTATAACTCAAATTACGGAAAACCCATTCCTTATTAAATCTCTTGCTGGCGGAGGCTAATTGTATATTCACACGGCAAAATAAAAATAAAACCACCAATTAAAGGAAGTTTTTTCCATTAATTGATGGCTTTTGACGATTTTAAAACAATTATGCAGGAATCTCTACTTTCGCAAATTGTGTATCGATTTCACTTAATTCATCATCCGAAAGCGCTAATTCCATTACAGATGCATTATCTAGTGCTTGTTGCGCATTTCTTGCGCCTGCCAACGCGATTGTTATACCTGGCTGAGATAATGTCCAACGTAAAATCACTTGTGCAATTGTTACATTTTTTCCCGCCGCAATAGGCTTTATTGCATCTAAAAAGCTATTTACTTTAAGTAAATAATCATCTTGATAATATTTACTTCCTGCTCTCGTATCTCCTGCATTGAACACATGACCAGGCTGATACTTGCCGGCAAGTATTCCTCTTTGCAATGGACTGTACGCCAATATACCTATTTCATTATCAATAACATACGGTACCAAATCCTCTTCAATATCTTTTCGCAAAATACTATAAGGTTCTTGGATAGAGGCCAGTGGGCAGACCTTATCCGCCTTGGCTACTTGTGCAACATCATAATTACAGACGCCGGCTTCGCGTATTTTTCCTTGTTCTTTTAAGCGTAGAACCGCTTCATACGTTTCCTCAATCGGCGTGGTCGGATCAGCCCAATGTATTTGGTAAAGATCGATATAATCTGTGCCCAATCTTTTCAAGCTATTTTCACATTCTTCGATGACGCTTTCTTTACCCGCATATTTGTAAATATTGATTTTTGTGCCGTCATTTTTTTCACTCGGACCGACCAATTCTCCTTTCGCAAGATCCCAACGCATCCCAAATTTGGTAGCGATCTGAATTTTGTCTCTGGAAATTCCTTTGATCGCCTCTCCTACCAACAATTCACTTTCACCTTGACCGTATATCGGTGCCGTATCGATCGAGGTAATTCCGTTATCAATTGCAACTTTTATTGCTTCAATGGCATCATTTCCTTCATTTCCGCCCCACATCCAACCGCCAATTGCCCAAGCACCGAATGTTATTTCTGTTAATTCCAATGCTGTTTTTCCTAATTTTCTGTATGCCATATTTTTTTTAATTTATACAAATAAACATCCAATTGCATGTCTAAACTTTGTAGTAATTTGCTGTTTAATTGGGAATTTCCAATACCTTTTACTACAATTTGTTTTCCAACTGGGTAAAATGCTCAACAACCATGCGCAGACTTAGTTTAATATTTATTGCAATATTGTTTTTTTTAATAGGACATTCACAAAGTTCGAACCCAAATGCTCAGAAATCTTTTGAAGCAGCACTTCCCTATTTGGATAATGGAGATTATGACAATGGTTTAAATAATTTGCTGAAAGCGTATCAGGCAGATCCTAATTTTATCGATGCAATCATCACTCTTGCCAATACTTATAAAGAAATAAAATCCTACGATTCGGCAGTTCTATTTTATCAAAAAGCCAAATTGATTGACAGCCATCAATCCAATTATTACAATATGCCGTATTCCAATTGTTTGGCGGGTTTGGGTAAATTTTCCGAAGCATTGCAGGCGGT from Rhizosphaericola mali includes:
- a CDS encoding putative quinol monooxygenase, whose protein sequence is MNNLENIGTSNNHDKTATTEITVSAYYKVHPDDRQIFIDAVIPDMIAANQMEGCIYYAFAQDLTDPNTFHLLEGWSDQEAYERHENSNTFLTALNTVVKNVRILDREGVRYDIAKMHIDDPRGKVLK
- a CDS encoding FAD-binding dehydrogenase, with translation MEQHFFPDAIIIGHGLAGLVAAFEMTKKSKTVLILDQEGETNLGGQAFWSLGGLFLVNSPEQRRMGIKDSFELAWQDWIGTAGFDRKEDYYPREWAKAYVKFATEEKYQYVKEAGVRFFPIVGWAERGDGMANGHGNSVPRFHVSWGTGTGIVKAFVEKVKVAQKKGLVQFGFRHRVTGFIKENNKVIGIMGDILDADEKLRGEKTNRKVIDQFQYFANNIVIASGGIGANHQLIQQNWPERLGAPPQTMVTGVPDYVDGNLINIAEKIGVHFINKDRMWHYTEGLQNWNPIWSNHGIRILPGPSSIWLDAKGKRLPAPFLPGFDTLGTLEYIMKSGYDYSWFILTQKIIKKEFALSGSEQNPDITNRDYKLLLKRVFGKKASEPIEKFKSDGKDFIVSDNLKDLVDKMNILFGENLLNYEYIHQQILARDRELDNPFSKDAQINYIRSTRKYLGDKLVRTAKLHKILDPKNGPLIAVKLHILTRKTLGGIETDLNGRVFDTEGNLIEGLFAAGEASGFGGGGMHGYRALEGTFLGGCIFSGKKAGEFIANNY
- a CDS encoding DUF4396 domain-containing protein — encoded protein: MNIVWPITGLYLAPIAVILFNKRSNTSHKMSLMDMKIPMHTTMKMSSPKVNLKSTSQSTMHCGSGCTIGDAISEPLMFIFPIAIVQNSLYNKWIIQFIFAFVTGILFQYIAIKQMQPKRSFSKIIVKALKADTLSLIFWQIGMYGGMAIAMSILPKNSMRPTTSIYWFCMQLAMILGFCTAFPINYLLLKKGIKDPM
- a CDS encoding class I SAM-dependent methyltransferase: MEKSTNIFEYNYKLVHINVCIPNLATLKLKYENSLQDNPNINFPYWGQIWESAVALSDFIVDHPALFYDKKILELAAGLGLPSFVVSNFAQKVICSDYAKASLNYSEQTKLLNGLENVDIMQIDWNNIPSHLQPDIVLISDLNYEPQYFEELYFVLIALLNRGIKIFLATPQRLLAKPFIEKILEFAKHQEERQVRILDKKIEWITIFQLEI
- a CDS encoding acyltransferase family protein gives rise to the protein MSQNTLAPKQHYVLLDGLRGIAAISVVIFHFMEMMITDYEKIFIAHGFLAVDFFFCLSGFVVAYSYDDRIQSMGLKTFFRSRLIRLHPLVVIGTILGLIALIVDPFSNEFHTFNLGQIILLFIASILVIPLPIMKDRAFNLFGLNAPEWSLFWEYIANILYALILFKLSKKIIVVLMAIFAIALCHATARAGNIAGGWGKDTFWDGGIRLGFSFSMGMLIYRYKLSIKNNFGFLIFAILLFLMMISPFSKMNYILEPIIVILIFPIIIMMGIGSKYATKSSKFIKLLGNISYPLYMTHYAFIWIFNHYYTKVKPENSTVAIVIITTIIVMLAIAYVTMQYVDGPIRKYLTTKFKK
- a CDS encoding ABC transporter ATP-binding protein, translated to MNIQLASASKRFNKEWVFRNLSYKFLSGETYAITGNNGSGKSTLLQCICGATALSNGTCTWSDGSFSEETKTSEKIFQQFSIAAPYLEVIEEMTALEFLKFHSSFKPLSKQFSLEEMLTEVQLQNAMQKQIRYYSSGMKQRIKLAMAIFSEVPVLLLDEPCSNFDQAGFDLYKSLIEKYANGRTIIVSSNDTNEYGFCKTIIDIRDYKKLPQKNT
- a CDS encoding aldo/keto reductase; the protein is MAYRKLGKTALELTEITFGAWAIGGWMWGGNEGNDAIEAIKVAIDNGITSIDTAPIYGQGESELLVGEAIKGISRDKIQIATKFGMRWDLAKGELVGPSEKNDGTKINIYKYAGKESVIEECENSLKRLGTDYIDLYQIHWADPTTPIEETYEAVLRLKEQGKIREAGVCNYDVAQVAKADKVCPLASIQEPYSILRKDIEEDLVPYVIDNEIGILAYSPLQRGILAGKYQPGHVFNAGDTRAGSKYYQDDYLLKVNSFLDAIKPIAAGKNVTIAQVILRWTLSQPGITIALAGARNAQQALDNASVMELALSDDELSEIDTQFAKVEIPA